From Motilibacter peucedani, the proteins below share one genomic window:
- a CDS encoding transposase, giving the protein MSQHAQRYSPELRDRAVQMVAETKTKHRSDWAAIVQVAEQLGVGAPETVRRWVLHAGASPARPATLTAGEAAEVDALKRENAELARERDELKHANLELRRTNAELLRVNGILRGVANFFLTESERLEP; this is encoded by the coding sequence GTGAGCCAGCACGCCCAGCGCTACTCGCCCGAGCTCCGCGACCGCGCCGTGCAGATGGTCGCCGAGACGAAGACCAAGCACCGCTCCGACTGGGCCGCCATCGTCCAGGTCGCCGAGCAGCTCGGCGTCGGAGCGCCCGAGACCGTGCGCCGGTGGGTGCTGCACGCGGGCGCCTCGCCCGCCCGGCCCGCGACCCTGACCGCCGGCGAGGCCGCCGAGGTCGACGCGCTCAAGCGCGAGAACGCCGAGCTCGCCCGAGAGCGCGACGAGCTCAAGCACGCCAACCTCGAGCTCCGGCGCACGAACGCCGAGCTGCTGCGGGTCAACGGCATCCTGCGCGGCGTCGCGAACTTCTTCCTCACCGAGTCCGAGCGGCTCGAGCCTTAG
- the crcB gene encoding fluoride efflux transporter CrcB, producing the protein MTVQAGDTSLGTSLDVVAVVAAGGVLGAEARYAVSLAAPHAASQFPWATLLVNALGCLLIGVLMVLVTERFRPHRLVRPFLGVGVLGGFTTFSAYAVDINRLLLAGRPAVALAYAASTLVAAVLAVWLGATATRRLAGATAGRPA; encoded by the coding sequence ATGACCGTGCAGGCGGGTGACACCTCGCTTGGCACCTCCCTCGACGTCGTGGCAGTGGTGGCCGCCGGGGGCGTGCTCGGCGCCGAGGCGCGCTACGCCGTCAGCCTCGCGGCCCCGCACGCCGCGTCCCAGTTCCCGTGGGCGACCCTGCTCGTCAACGCGCTGGGCTGCCTGCTCATCGGCGTCCTGATGGTGCTGGTGACCGAGCGGTTCCGTCCTCACCGCCTCGTCCGGCCGTTCCTGGGCGTCGGCGTGCTGGGCGGCTTCACGACGTTCTCCGCCTACGCCGTCGACATCAACCGCCTGCTGCTGGCCGGACGCCCGGCCGTCGCGCTGGCCTATGCAGCGTCGACCCTCGTCGCGGCCGTGCTGGCGGTGTGGCTGGGGGCGACCGCCACCCGGCGGCTCGCCGGTGCGACCGCGGGACGACCGGCGTGA
- a CDS encoding ABC transporter permease yields the protein MSTASPQHSDDQVAAAVLPPSTGAVHDATNELGISAGRQRARSLTSTLLRSGALVVLLLTCLLAAVFDEGFASADNLRNVALAASFLGIIAAGMTFVIISGGIDLSVGSLFALGVLVSAFQSKHGSFVAIAISLACCAAAGLVQGLVIAYLRLPPFIVTLAGLTGIRGIVYYITDEGNTVPQVPGKKWFEHLGTGKFLTLGLPVWIMLVVFAVGWWLLNRTAFGQAVQTIGGSDTAAELMGLPVKRVKVLVYVLSGFCAGLAGVLTTALSGGGQEARIGDSYELVAIAAVVIGGTLLSGGVGSMAGSLAGILLWYVINNIVVQGLQFNTYVQQVISGGFLLVVVVLQTQLGRRAAGAVR from the coding sequence ATGAGCACGGCCAGCCCCCAGCACTCCGACGACCAGGTGGCCGCGGCCGTCCTGCCGCCGTCGACGGGTGCCGTGCACGACGCGACGAACGAGCTCGGCATCAGCGCCGGCCGCCAGCGCGCCCGCTCGCTCACCTCGACGCTGCTGCGCAGCGGCGCCCTCGTGGTCCTGCTGCTCACCTGCCTGCTCGCGGCGGTCTTCGACGAGGGCTTCGCCTCGGCCGACAACCTGCGCAACGTCGCGCTCGCGGCCTCGTTCCTCGGCATCATCGCCGCCGGCATGACCTTCGTCATCATCAGCGGCGGCATCGACCTCTCGGTCGGCTCGCTGTTCGCCCTCGGCGTGCTCGTCAGCGCGTTCCAGTCGAAGCACGGGTCGTTCGTGGCCATCGCGATCTCGCTCGCGTGCTGCGCCGCCGCCGGCCTGGTGCAGGGCCTGGTCATCGCCTACCTGCGCCTGCCGCCCTTCATCGTCACGCTGGCCGGCCTGACCGGCATCCGCGGGATCGTCTACTACATCACCGACGAGGGCAACACGGTCCCGCAGGTGCCGGGCAAGAAGTGGTTCGAGCACCTGGGCACCGGCAAGTTCCTCACGCTGGGCCTGCCCGTCTGGATCATGCTCGTCGTCTTCGCCGTGGGCTGGTGGCTGCTCAACCGCACCGCGTTCGGCCAGGCGGTGCAGACCATCGGCGGCAGCGACACCGCCGCCGAGCTCATGGGCCTCCCCGTCAAGCGCGTCAAGGTGCTCGTCTACGTGCTGAGCGGCTTCTGCGCCGGCCTCGCCGGCGTGCTCACGACCGCGCTGTCGGGCGGCGGGCAGGAGGCGCGCATCGGCGACTCCTACGAGCTGGTCGCGATCGCCGCAGTGGTCATCGGTGGCACGCTGCTCAGCGGCGGCGTCGGCTCGATGGCCGGCTCGCTGGCCGGGATCCTGCTCTGGTACGTCATCAACAACATCGTCGTGCAGGGCCTGCAGTTCAACACCTACGTGCAGCAGGTCATCAGCGGTGGCTTCCTCCTGGTGGTGGTGGTCCTCCAGACCCAGCTCGGCAGGCGGGCGGCAGGGGCGGTCCGTTGA
- a CDS encoding LacI family DNA-binding transcriptional regulator yields MVAARRSPTMIDVATYAGVSSQTVSRVINGSSSVRPATRARVVAAVEELGYLPNAAARALVTRRSRTIGVVSFGTRLYGPTSMVFGIEQAAREAGFFVSVASEPTIDALTLRRALHRLGEQVVEGVVVIAPQKQAQLALTRLSPDVPAVVVDGHDVDGPPRVFVDHFSGAREATRHLLAQGVRTVHHVAGPSDWVEAEERLEGWSSVLREAGAVVHEPLRGDWSAASGYAAGRELARDPAVEAVFVANDHMALGLLKAFAEAGRDVPSDCLVVGFDGSPEAEFFRPALTTVHQDFSELGQRSVHLLLAQITGGPAPLATSVTAGLVVRASSVRRGAPALLGGGP; encoded by the coding sequence ATGGTCGCTGCACGCCGGTCGCCGACGATGATCGACGTCGCCACGTACGCCGGCGTCAGCTCGCAGACCGTCTCCCGCGTGATCAACGGCTCGAGCTCGGTGCGCCCCGCCACCCGGGCGCGCGTGGTGGCGGCGGTCGAGGAGCTGGGCTACCTGCCCAACGCCGCGGCCCGCGCCCTGGTGACGCGGCGCAGCCGGACCATCGGTGTCGTCAGCTTCGGCACGCGGCTCTACGGCCCGACCAGCATGGTGTTCGGGATCGAGCAGGCGGCCCGCGAGGCCGGCTTCTTCGTCAGCGTCGCGAGCGAGCCGACGATCGACGCGCTGACCCTGCGCCGCGCGCTGCACCGGCTCGGTGAGCAGGTGGTCGAGGGCGTCGTGGTCATCGCACCGCAGAAGCAGGCGCAGCTGGCGCTCACGCGGCTCAGTCCCGACGTGCCGGCGGTCGTCGTCGACGGCCACGACGTCGACGGGCCGCCGCGCGTGTTCGTCGACCACTTCTCCGGCGCCCGCGAGGCGACGCGGCACCTGCTCGCCCAAGGCGTACGCACCGTGCACCACGTCGCCGGTCCCTCCGACTGGGTCGAGGCGGAGGAGCGGCTCGAGGGCTGGTCGTCGGTGCTCCGCGAGGCCGGCGCCGTGGTGCACGAGCCGCTGCGCGGCGACTGGAGCGCCGCCTCCGGCTACGCCGCGGGACGCGAGCTCGCCCGCGACCCGGCGGTCGAGGCGGTCTTCGTCGCCAACGACCACATGGCCCTCGGGCTGCTGAAGGCGTTCGCCGAGGCCGGTCGCGACGTGCCCTCCGACTGCCTCGTGGTCGGCTTCGACGGCTCCCCGGAGGCCGAGTTCTTCCGCCCGGCGCTCACGACGGTGCACCAGGACTTCAGCGAGCTGGGGCAGCGCAGCGTCCACCTGCTCCTCGCCCAGATCACCGGCGGGCCCGCGCCGCTCGCGACCTCAGTGACGGCGGGGCTGGTCGTGCGGGCGAGCTCCGTACGCCGTGGTGCGCCCGCGCTGCTCGGAGGCGGCCCGTGA
- a CDS encoding class I tRNA ligase family protein, with protein MPYLNAAPHLGHALELVQADVLARHRRLRGREVRFLSGTDDNALKNVTAAAAAGAGVAEFVAAGAERFAELRDVLELSFDDFLRTYDGAYCHGCEAFYEAAEAPHGRCPEHGTELERVVESNCFFRLSAHATAVLEALESGRVRVEPATRLNEVLAFVRGGLQDISVS; from the coding sequence ATCCCCTACCTCAACGCGGCACCGCACCTCGGGCACGCGCTCGAGCTCGTGCAGGCCGACGTGCTCGCGCGCCACCGCAGGCTCCGCGGGCGAGAGGTGCGGTTCCTGAGCGGCACCGACGACAACGCGCTCAAGAACGTGACGGCGGCGGCCGCGGCGGGTGCCGGTGTGGCCGAGTTCGTGGCTGCGGGCGCGGAGCGCTTCGCCGAGCTCCGCGACGTGCTGGAGCTCTCCTTCGACGACTTCCTGCGCACCTACGACGGCGCCTACTGCCACGGGTGCGAGGCGTTCTACGAGGCGGCGGAGGCGCCGCACGGCCGGTGCCCCGAGCACGGCACCGAGCTCGAGCGGGTCGTCGAGTCCAACTGTTTCTTCCGGCTCTCCGCCCACGCGACTGCGGTGCTCGAGGCGCTGGAGTCGGGCCGCGTACGCGTCGAGCCGGCGACGCGCCTCAACGAGGTGCTCGCCTTCGTGCGCGGAGGCCTGCAGGACATCAGCGTGTCGTGA
- a CDS encoding methionine--tRNA ligase, producing MTSPGLGNLVNRTVSLLHRYQDGRLAPVPPGDEAAGKLAAAADALPAAVDLALDAFDLRGATDAVRAVVDAANCVASVERPWELGRAAADGDVAAGVHFNALLHTVVGACRRVAVEVGPFVPGGAAKLQAQLGDGAELPPAAPVFPRLEVWDDAAPYPEPTARHQGERQRTCER from the coding sequence ATGACCTCGCCCGGGCTGGGCAACCTCGTCAACCGCACGGTCAGCCTGCTGCACCGCTACCAGGACGGGCGCCTCGCGCCGGTGCCGCCGGGCGACGAGGCGGCGGGGAAGCTCGCGGCAGCGGCCGACGCCCTGCCGGCGGCCGTGGACCTGGCGCTCGACGCCTTCGACCTGCGGGGCGCTACCGACGCCGTGCGCGCGGTCGTCGACGCCGCCAACTGCGTCGCCTCCGTCGAGCGCCCGTGGGAGCTGGGCCGGGCCGCGGCGGACGGCGACGTCGCGGCCGGCGTGCACTTCAACGCCTTGCTGCACACGGTGGTCGGCGCCTGTCGACGCGTCGCCGTCGAGGTGGGGCCGTTCGTCCCTGGAGGCGCGGCGAAGCTGCAGGCCCAGCTCGGCGACGGCGCCGAGCTCCCCCCTGCGGCGCCGGTCTTCCCCCGGCTCGAGGTCTGGGACGACGCGGCACCGTACCCCGAGCCGACCGCCCGGCACCAGGGGGAGCGTCAACGGACATGTGAACGATAA
- a CDS encoding sugar ABC transporter ATP-binding protein produces MPADPAQQQAPTLSITGASKRFAGVVALDDVSVDLRPGEVHALVGENGAGKSTLIKLMTGVYSLDEGELRFEGQPRTFKSAREAQQAGIQTIYQEVFLAPQLSVARNMFLGREPQRFGSLNLGKMNRDSQEILERYGIVADVRRPLGDLGLGVQQMVAVARAVSQDAKVVIMDEPTSSLEPREIDKLLSVVALLRQQGVAIVYVSHKMDEIFRACDVVTVLRDGKLVSTDPVSAMTRRTLVSRMLGREATDVESGRTQLSARAVVDRETTPALQAQEVSRKLVLEDISLTVHPGEIVGLAGLLGSGRSETARAVFGAMPVDSGSVAVGGEVSRHRSPAASIRRGVAMLPEDRKVEGIIPGMSIRDNIALAALPQLSRGGFINRRRQDEIVEVFMRRLRIRASGPLQRVSELSGGNQQKVLLARLLCLNPKVLILDEPTRGIDVGAKAEVQALIAELAEKGLGVMLISSELEEVVEGSDTVLVLRDGAALGTLFGDEISEDSIMNLIAGAAADTLETTTP; encoded by the coding sequence GTGCCAGCAGACCCAGCACAGCAGCAAGCACCGACACTGTCGATCACCGGTGCGAGCAAGCGGTTCGCCGGCGTCGTGGCGCTGGACGACGTCTCGGTCGACCTCCGTCCGGGGGAGGTGCACGCCCTCGTCGGTGAGAACGGCGCCGGCAAGTCGACGCTGATCAAGCTGATGACGGGCGTGTACTCCCTCGACGAGGGGGAGCTCCGCTTCGAGGGGCAGCCGCGGACCTTCAAGTCCGCGCGTGAGGCGCAGCAGGCCGGGATCCAGACCATCTACCAGGAGGTCTTCCTGGCGCCCCAGCTCTCGGTGGCGCGCAACATGTTCCTCGGGCGGGAGCCGCAGCGCTTCGGCTCGCTGAACCTCGGCAAGATGAACCGCGACTCGCAGGAGATCCTCGAGCGCTACGGCATCGTGGCGGACGTCCGTCGTCCCCTGGGCGACCTCGGCCTGGGCGTGCAGCAGATGGTGGCTGTCGCCCGGGCCGTGTCCCAGGACGCCAAGGTCGTCATCATGGACGAGCCGACCTCGTCGCTCGAGCCCCGCGAGATCGACAAGCTGCTCTCGGTGGTCGCGCTCCTGCGCCAGCAGGGCGTCGCCATCGTCTACGTCTCCCACAAGATGGACGAGATCTTCCGCGCCTGCGACGTGGTGACCGTCCTGCGCGACGGCAAGCTGGTGTCCACCGACCCGGTGTCCGCCATGACACGGCGCACGCTGGTGTCGCGGATGCTCGGTCGCGAGGCGACCGACGTGGAGAGCGGACGTACGCAGCTGAGCGCCCGCGCGGTCGTCGACCGCGAGACCACGCCGGCCCTGCAGGCGCAGGAGGTGTCGCGCAAGCTCGTGCTCGAGGACATCTCGCTGACCGTGCACCCGGGCGAGATCGTCGGCCTGGCCGGCCTCCTCGGCTCGGGGCGCAGCGAGACGGCGCGCGCGGTGTTCGGCGCCATGCCCGTCGACTCCGGCTCGGTCGCCGTGGGCGGGGAGGTGTCGCGCCACCGCTCGCCGGCCGCGAGCATCCGGCGCGGCGTCGCGATGCTGCCCGAGGACCGCAAGGTCGAGGGGATCATCCCGGGGATGTCCATCCGGGACAACATCGCCCTGGCGGCCCTCCCGCAGCTCTCGCGCGGCGGCTTCATCAACCGGCGCAGGCAGGACGAGATCGTCGAGGTCTTCATGCGCCGCCTGCGGATCCGGGCCTCCGGCCCGCTGCAGCGGGTCAGCGAGCTCTCGGGCGGCAACCAGCAGAAGGTGCTGCTGGCACGGCTGCTCTGCCTCAACCCGAAGGTGCTCATCCTCGACGAGCCGACGCGAGGCATCGACGTCGGCGCCAAGGCCGAGGTGCAGGCGCTCATCGCCGAGCTGGCGGAGAAGGGCCTCGGGGTCATGCTCATCTCCTCCGAGCTCGAGGAGGTCGTCGAGGGCTCGGACACCGTCCTGGTCCTCCGTGACGGCGCCGCCCTCGGCACGCTCTTCGGGGACGAGATCTCCGAGGACAGCATCATGAACCTCATCGCCGGCGCTGCCGCCGACACCCTGGAGACGACCACGCCATGA
- a CDS encoding SpoIIE family protein phosphatase, with translation MHDDSAPQRLNGSLQTRDTRVPVEAGLLPALFGPADGAMLAVDAQGAVTGVTESAGRLLGYTEDELLGKPLHETLHAQHPDGRRLPREECALFAALVGTRPAFGADEVLIRADGTLLPVEWAFAPTVIAALPVGGVVALQAVDSAPTDVQHMRAVLAEQTNVRLAVLADVSEALADADLSDALQALADLVVPRLADWVVVDVVDEDTGRLHRAALTHRDPALQQVGRSVLGRLPDPSSLDQGSLAQVLRGAPTQHTTVFADPAEAPGPLGAARLALFALLGAAEAITAPLKARRRILGAVTLVRTDPERPFLPADVAFTADLGRRAATAVDTAYLLRRSTARAEQLQRALLPVLPCRVGGVEIGTTYRPAGDAAQVGGDWYDAFCVPDGGLALVVGDVAGHDLKAAGTMGSVRHKLRAVAADRATAPSDVLRRLDVLLQHFGTLELATAVYAQLSPGERTGWRLTWSNAGHPPPLLLTAEGAPAYLAGDADLPLGVADLPRHDHSADVPAGSTVVLYTDGLVERPGASLSDGLDVLRREAGGIAHLPPDQLARTLVARVTPHLSDDIAVLAARVPGGPGQP, from the coding sequence ATGCACGACGACAGCGCCCCCCAGCGCCTGAACGGCAGCCTGCAGACGCGCGACACGCGAGTGCCGGTGGAGGCCGGCCTGCTCCCCGCGCTGTTCGGGCCGGCGGACGGTGCCATGCTCGCCGTGGACGCGCAGGGCGCCGTGACGGGCGTGACCGAGAGCGCCGGCCGACTGCTCGGCTACACCGAGGACGAGCTCCTCGGCAAGCCGCTGCACGAGACCCTGCACGCGCAGCACCCCGACGGCAGGAGGCTCCCCCGCGAGGAGTGCGCGCTGTTCGCTGCACTGGTCGGCACCCGGCCCGCCTTCGGCGCCGACGAGGTCCTCATCCGCGCCGACGGCACCCTCCTGCCGGTGGAGTGGGCCTTCGCGCCCACCGTCATCGCCGCCCTGCCGGTCGGCGGCGTGGTCGCCCTCCAGGCCGTCGACTCAGCGCCGACAGACGTGCAGCACATGCGCGCGGTGCTCGCGGAGCAGACCAACGTGCGCCTGGCCGTGCTCGCCGACGTGTCGGAGGCACTCGCCGACGCCGACCTGTCCGACGCGCTCCAGGCACTGGCCGACCTGGTGGTGCCCCGGCTCGCCGACTGGGTCGTGGTCGACGTCGTCGACGAGGACACCGGACGACTGCACCGCGCAGCCCTGACGCACCGCGACCCTGCGCTGCAGCAGGTGGGCCGCTCGGTGCTGGGGCGCCTGCCCGACCCCAGCTCGCTCGACCAGGGCTCGCTCGCGCAGGTGCTCCGAGGAGCACCGACGCAGCACACCACCGTCTTCGCCGACCCGGCGGAGGCGCCGGGCCCGCTGGGGGCGGCGAGGCTGGCGCTGTTCGCGTTGCTGGGCGCCGCCGAGGCGATCACCGCTCCGCTGAAGGCCCGCCGCCGGATCCTCGGGGCGGTCACGCTCGTGCGCACCGATCCCGAACGCCCGTTCCTTCCCGCAGACGTCGCCTTCACCGCGGACCTCGGACGGCGGGCGGCGACGGCGGTCGACACCGCGTACCTCCTGCGGCGCAGCACCGCGCGCGCCGAGCAGCTGCAGCGGGCCCTGCTCCCGGTGCTGCCCTGCCGCGTCGGCGGAGTCGAGATCGGCACGACCTACCGCCCCGCCGGCGACGCCGCACAGGTCGGCGGCGACTGGTACGACGCGTTCTGCGTGCCCGACGGCGGGCTGGCCCTGGTGGTGGGTGACGTGGCCGGGCACGACCTCAAGGCCGCCGGCACCATGGGCTCGGTCCGGCACAAGCTGCGCGCCGTGGCTGCCGACCGCGCGACCGCGCCCTCGGACGTGCTGCGCAGGCTCGACGTCCTGCTGCAGCACTTCGGCACGCTCGAGCTGGCGACGGCGGTCTACGCCCAGCTCTCCCCTGGGGAGCGGACCGGCTGGCGCCTCACGTGGTCGAACGCGGGGCACCCGCCGCCCCTGCTGCTGACGGCCGAGGGAGCGCCGGCCTACCTCGCCGGCGACGCCGACCTCCCACTGGGCGTGGCCGACCTGCCGCGGCACGACCACTCCGCCGACGTGCCGGCCGGCTCCACCGTCGTGCTCTACACCGACGGCCTCGTCGAGCGCCCGGGCGCCTCGCTCTCGGACGGCCTCGACGTGCTCCGGCGCGAGGCGGGCGGCATCGCCCACCTGCCGCCGGACCAGCTGGCGCGCACGCTCGTCGCCCGGGTCACGCCGCACCTCTCCGACGACATCGCGGTCCTGGCCGCCCGCGTCCCCGGCGGGCCCGGTCAGCCCTAG
- a CDS encoding substrate-binding domain-containing protein gives MASKRTTALSALSVAGLVAVLSGCGGSSSPAASGGDSSSAAPAASAPAAAASAPASSDAGASAPAAAGSGEVPAAIKAAGGTSVLPGTPPKGVEAQYGPLCKGSDLGIGKIDFAKDTIGWAQSEKEANPFRIASTKSQVDEAKKRGIKLLTTNAQSNVQQENSDIKGMIDKGAKAIIFSPINSTGLGDAISYAKSKHVAMIPVDRNITGVEGCKEVGPQLGSDFIQQGQRAADAMIKATGGKAKLAILLGATGVNVTDDRTTGFLDELKAKNATGIEVIFKQTADFTREKGQTVTETLLQAHPDVNAIYAENDEMALGAITALQDKGKNGTDKVHIVSIDGTKGAVQAIVDGDIDAVIESNPAYGPAAEDALNAYVNGDGAPAVTITTDNQYDKSNAQAAIDNGTAY, from the coding sequence ATGGCTAGCAAGCGCACTACCGCCCTGTCCGCGTTGAGCGTCGCGGGGCTGGTCGCAGTCCTGTCGGGCTGCGGCGGCTCGAGCAGCCCGGCCGCGAGCGGCGGCGACAGCAGCTCCGCAGCGCCCGCTGCCTCGGCGCCCGCCGCCGCGGCCAGCGCCCCCGCGTCGTCCGACGCCGGCGCCTCCGCCCCCGCCGCCGCCGGCAGCGGCGAGGTCCCCGCAGCCATCAAGGCCGCTGGCGGCACCTCCGTGCTGCCGGGCACGCCCCCCAAGGGTGTCGAGGCGCAGTACGGCCCCCTCTGCAAGGGCTCCGACCTCGGCATCGGCAAGATCGACTTCGCCAAGGACACCATCGGCTGGGCCCAGTCGGAGAAGGAGGCGAACCCGTTCCGCATCGCCTCCACCAAGTCGCAGGTCGACGAGGCCAAGAAGCGTGGCATCAAGCTGCTCACCACGAACGCGCAGTCGAACGTGCAGCAGGAGAACAGCGACATCAAGGGCATGATCGACAAGGGCGCGAAGGCCATCATCTTCTCGCCGATCAACTCGACCGGCCTCGGCGACGCCATCTCCTACGCCAAGTCCAAGCACGTCGCGATGATCCCGGTCGACCGCAACATCACCGGTGTCGAGGGCTGCAAGGAGGTCGGCCCGCAGCTCGGCTCCGACTTCATCCAGCAGGGCCAGCGGGCCGCCGACGCCATGATCAAGGCGACGGGCGGGAAGGCGAAGCTCGCGATCCTGCTCGGTGCGACCGGCGTCAACGTCACCGACGACCGCACGACCGGCTTCCTCGACGAGCTGAAGGCCAAGAACGCCACGGGCATCGAGGTCATCTTCAAGCAGACCGCCGACTTCACCCGTGAGAAGGGCCAGACCGTCACCGAGACGCTGCTGCAGGCCCACCCCGACGTGAACGCGATCTACGCCGAGAACGACGAGATGGCGCTCGGCGCGATCACCGCCCTGCAGGACAAGGGCAAGAACGGCACGGACAAGGTCCACATCGTCTCGATCGACGGCACCAAGGGTGCGGTCCAGGCGATCGTCGACGGCGACATCGACGCGGTCATCGAGTCGAACCCGGCCTACGGCCCGGCGGCCGAGGACGCCCTCAACGCCTACGTGAACGGCGACGGTGCCCCCGCGGTCACCATCACCACCGACAACCAGTACGACAAGTCGAATGCGCAGGCTGCGATCGACAACGGCACCGCGTACTAG
- a CDS encoding ABC transporter permease encodes MSTALAQRLPRLSRPASGAELARDLGVYIALALLVLYNVFFTPYFNHFDTVQTLMVQVPAVMIVSLGMLMVIGTGGIDLSVGATMAIAAAVMGKFVSPESKNGLHTGLTVAIVAALLAGLVVGIFNGIVVGVGGVQPIVATLSLLVGGRGIALVITSGALIELFVPGLTKLGRGRAHEIPYVFIIAIVLAVLVGILVRQTTFGFRLLAIGGNTRAATLAGLPVRRTIITVYALSGLLAAVAGIIATARTRAADPSFLGLGLELSAITAVVVGGTALTGGRVRVLGTIAGVILMQLLTTTLTAHNVPDSATQVAEAVIIVIAVYIQRTSRSAE; translated from the coding sequence ATGAGCACCGCACTCGCCCAGCGCCTCCCGAGGCTGAGCCGGCCCGCGTCCGGCGCGGAGCTCGCGCGCGACCTCGGCGTCTACATCGCCCTGGCGCTGCTCGTCCTCTACAACGTCTTCTTCACCCCCTACTTCAACCACTTCGACACCGTCCAGACGCTGATGGTCCAGGTGCCGGCCGTCATGATCGTGTCGCTCGGCATGCTCATGGTCATCGGCACGGGAGGCATCGACCTCTCCGTCGGCGCGACGATGGCGATCGCCGCTGCGGTCATGGGCAAGTTCGTCTCGCCCGAGTCGAAGAACGGGCTGCACACCGGTCTGACCGTCGCGATCGTCGCGGCGCTGCTCGCCGGGCTGGTCGTCGGCATCTTCAACGGCATCGTCGTCGGCGTGGGCGGGGTGCAGCCCATCGTGGCGACCCTCAGCCTGCTGGTCGGCGGGCGCGGCATCGCCCTCGTGATCACCTCCGGCGCCCTGATCGAGCTGTTCGTGCCCGGCCTCACCAAGCTCGGACGAGGGCGGGCGCACGAGATCCCCTACGTCTTCATCATCGCGATCGTGCTGGCGGTCCTCGTCGGCATCCTCGTCCGGCAGACCACGTTCGGCTTCCGGCTGCTCGCCATCGGCGGCAACACCCGGGCGGCCACGCTGGCGGGTCTGCCCGTGCGCCGCACGATCATCACCGTCTACGCGCTGAGCGGCCTGCTGGCCGCCGTCGCCGGCATCATCGCCACGGCGCGCACCCGTGCTGCAGACCCCTCCTTCCTCGGACTGGGCCTCGAGCTCAGCGCCATCACCGCGGTCGTCGTCGGCGGCACGGCACTCACGGGCGGACGGGTCCGCGTCCTCGGGACCATCGCCGGCGTGATCCTGATGCAGCTGCTCACGACCACGCTGACCGCCCACAACGTGCCGGACTCGGCCACCCAGGTGGCCGAGGCGGTCATCATCGTCATCGCCGTCTACATCCAGCGGACCAGCAGGAGCGCCGAATGA
- the crcB gene encoding fluoride efflux transporter CrcB has translation MTALMVALGAAVGAPARYLTDRAVQRRHPSPFPWGTLVVNVVGSFVLGVVVSAGSRGHEATVVALLGTGFCGALTTYSTFSWETLRLVERGEGGVAALNVVASVVAGLVAAALGWAVGTPLR, from the coding sequence GTGACCGCGCTGATGGTGGCCCTGGGCGCGGCGGTCGGCGCGCCGGCGCGCTACCTCACCGACCGCGCGGTGCAGCGGCGGCACCCGTCGCCGTTCCCCTGGGGGACGCTGGTCGTGAACGTGGTCGGGTCCTTCGTCCTCGGCGTGGTCGTGTCGGCCGGGTCCCGTGGGCACGAGGCAACGGTGGTGGCCCTGCTGGGCACCGGGTTCTGCGGTGCGCTGACGACCTACAGCACCTTCAGCTGGGAGACGCTGCGGCTCGTCGAGCGCGGCGAGGGTGGGGTGGCTGCCCTCAACGTGGTCGCCTCGGTCGTCGCGGGTCTTGTCGCCGCAGCGCTCGGGTGGGCCGTAGGCACCCCGCTGCGCTGA